In Helicobacter ibis, a genomic segment contains:
- a CDS encoding sensor histidine kinase, translating to MIDQNLLESLSSSDKESFAKGLKELITQTYEVEKEFVELRALFEEVLDILPTAVWVLEEGGEIFYQNSFASEISNLLEFLDIRNLQRQEIELESSVYLVQINKKLNKFIITATDITSEKRRERLASMGQISAHLAHEIRNPVGSVALLASTLINKVDLKNKPLVLEIKKSIWRVERIVKATLLFSKGVHVNKSTINPENIKEELEESLGYYTYSKDIDLKLKFDSSQIEADFDLLCIVLQNFLFNAVDAIEESDNDSGLIEIFYSIVNDKAEFKIYDSGKQIENPQILFEPFKSTKLKGNGLGLALSLQIIEAHGGSIELLDEDKKGFRIIIPTK from the coding sequence AAGAATTTGTTGAATTAAGGGCTCTCTTTGAAGAGGTATTGGATATTTTGCCAACTGCTGTATGGGTACTAGAAGAGGGTGGGGAAATATTTTATCAAAATTCTTTTGCAAGCGAGATTTCAAATCTTTTGGAATTTTTGGATATACGCAATTTGCAACGACAAGAAATTGAGCTTGAATCTAGTGTGTATTTGGTTCAAATAAATAAAAAGCTAAACAAATTTATAATTACTGCTACTGATATTACAAGTGAAAAAAGGCGTGAAAGACTAGCATCTATGGGGCAAATATCAGCACATTTAGCACATGAGATAAGGAATCCTGTAGGCTCTGTTGCACTTTTAGCCTCTACACTTATAAATAAAGTTGATTTAAAAAACAAGCCTCTAGTTTTAGAGATAAAAAAATCAATTTGGCGTGTGGAGAGGATTGTTAAGGCTACATTGCTGTTTTCAAAAGGTGTGCATGTAAATAAAAGCACAATAAACCCTGAAAACATAAAAGAAGAATTAGAAGAATCTCTAGGGTATTACACATATTCTAAAGATATAGATTTGAAGCTAAAGTTTGATAGCTCACAAATAGAAGCTGATTTTGATTTATTGTGTATAGTTTTGCAGAACTTTTTGTTTAATGCTGTTGATGCAATTGAAGAGAGTGATAATGATAGTGGTTTAATAGAGATATTTTATAGTATCGTTAATGATAAAGCAGAATTTAAAATTTATGATAGTGGCAAACAAATTGAGAATCCTCAAATATTATTTGAACCATTTAAAAGCACAAAATTAAAGGGTAATGGGCTTGGATTAGCATTGTCATTACAGATTATTGAAGCACATGGCGGAAGTATAGAATTACTAGATGAAGATAAAAAAGGTTTTAGAATAATTATCCCTACAAAATAG
- a CDS encoding amidohydrolase family protein, whose product MVIKGAMICDALLEQKGDIRIEGDRIVKVERSIMPSAGEEVFHADGFTLLPSAIDLNTRLHNDVLTKENILNLSQKAAVGGVGMLALMPDCKPSLSTELGMELLSVLQHELSVKIIGITSNLTDEESGIPPISSLHKKGARGIFSKSSISGNLLRRTCEFATMLDLPMFFDCDDESLSKDGVMNDGELSASLGLSGILSLSETKEVAMMCEVASFMGVRAIFNAISSDRSVEILKEAKKKNPNIFIQTSIHHLILTEDLCNNYNTAAKIKPPLKSESTRSKLTKRAKKLEIDLLTSLQSSQSLSKKDLAFDEAAFGIDMIEYFIPMCYSLLVKNEHMRFSDLSKILSFNPAQILKLDDVGLIKEGYLANFCLLDTKETQMIGAKDSPYYDWIFSGKVKHHFIGGKQIF is encoded by the coding sequence ATGGTAATTAAGGGTGCTATGATATGTGATGCCCTCTTGGAGCAAAAGGGTGATATAAGAATAGAAGGTGATAGGATAGTAAAAGTAGAACGAAGCATTATGCCAAGTGCTGGAGAGGAGGTCTTTCATGCAGATGGATTTACTCTTTTGCCTAGTGCTATTGACTTAAATACTAGACTTCATAATGATGTATTAACCAAAGAAAATATATTGAATCTTTCACAAAAAGCAGCAGTTGGTGGAGTAGGAATGCTTGCGTTAATGCCTGATTGCAAACCATCTTTAAGCACTGAACTTGGCATGGAGTTATTATCTGTTTTACAACATGAACTAAGTGTCAAAATAATTGGTATAACTTCTAATTTAACAGATGAAGAGAGCGGGATTCCGCCAATATCATCTTTACACAAAAAAGGTGCTAGAGGTATTTTTAGCAAATCTAGCATAAGTGGAAATTTGTTGCGTAGGACTTGTGAGTTTGCTACAATGCTTGATTTGCCAATGTTTTTTGATTGTGATGATGAATCTTTGAGTAAAGATGGAGTTATGAATGATGGTGAGCTTAGTGCATCTTTAGGGCTTAGTGGGATTTTATCTCTAAGTGAGACAAAAGAAGTTGCTATGATGTGTGAGGTTGCTTCATTTATGGGCGTTAGAGCTATATTTAATGCTATTTCTTCTGATAGGAGTGTAGAAATTTTAAAAGAAGCAAAAAAGAAAAATCCAAATATTTTCATACAAACTTCGATACATCATCTAATTTTAACCGAAGATTTGTGCAACAATTACAACACTGCAGCAAAAATTAAACCACCTCTAAAATCAGAATCTACTCGTTCTAAATTGACAAAAAGAGCCAAAAAGCTAGAAATAGACTTGCTAACTTCTCTGCAATCATCACAATCTCTATCTAAAAAAGACCTAGCCTTTGATGAGGCGGCATTTGGCATAGATATGATAGAGTATTTTATCCCTATGTGTTATAGTCTGCTTGTGAAAAATGAGCATATGAGGTTTAGCGATTTAAGCAAGATTCTATCATTCAATCCAGCACAGATATTAAAGCTAGATGATGTTGGGCTGATAAAGGAAGGTTATTTGGCTAATTTTTGTTTGCTTGATACAAAAGAGACGCAAATGATAGGTGCTAAAGATTCACCTTATTATGATTGGATATTTAGTGGCAAGGTTAAACATCATTTTATAGGTGGCAAGCAAATTTTTTAA
- the mqnF gene encoding aminofutalosine deaminase family hydrolase: MYLVGADFLLLCDDSFSIIEKGGIYFDDNEIIAVDKYEKLESLRIREKKYYENCVITPSFANLHTHLEFSKNNGKLHYGNFGKWLDSVIVNRDSLMDSTLEEAMQREITKMLKSGISCIGAISSYGYDVEVLANSPLRVLFFNEVIGSKEEAVPFLEQSLNARIKECAQYQSKRFFPAIAIHSPYSVHETLLNKALEIAKVEELPLSVHFLESKEEREWLDNGSGYFKDFFKRFFNSDMTPFFSIESFLDKLEGLNPYFVHTLFANDNELERIKKLNGKIISCPRSNRLLNNALLPLSKMYNNGFDVIFATDGLSSNDSLSLLDELKMALYAYSEYDVEYLAQKLLLGVTNYAFKDNKIGLKAGILKQGYVPDFAVFKLECKEQIALNLILNSKEALALYIGGIKVEHE, translated from the coding sequence ATGTATTTAGTTGGTGCTGATTTTTTGCTTTTGTGCGATGATTCTTTTAGCATAATAGAAAAAGGTGGAATCTATTTTGATGACAATGAAATAATTGCAGTTGATAAATATGAAAAGTTAGAATCTTTAAGAATTAGAGAGAAGAAATATTATGAAAATTGTGTCATTACACCATCTTTTGCTAATTTGCATACACATTTAGAATTTAGCAAAAATAATGGCAAGTTGCATTATGGTAACTTTGGCAAATGGCTTGATAGTGTAATTGTAAATAGGGATTCTCTAATGGATAGCACACTAGAAGAAGCAATGCAAAGAGAAATTACAAAAATGCTAAAAAGCGGAATTTCGTGTATTGGTGCTATTTCTAGCTATGGATATGATGTGGAAGTTTTGGCTAATTCTCCTTTAAGAGTGCTATTTTTTAATGAAGTAATTGGTTCAAAAGAAGAAGCAGTGCCATTTTTAGAACAAAGTCTAAATGCAAGAATCAAAGAGTGTGCACAATATCAATCAAAAAGATTCTTCCCAGCAATCGCTATTCATTCGCCATATTCTGTGCATGAAACATTACTAAATAAAGCATTAGAGATTGCAAAAGTAGAAGAGTTGCCATTAAGTGTGCATTTTTTAGAATCTAAAGAGGAAAGAGAATGGCTAGATAATGGCAGTGGTTATTTTAAAGATTTCTTTAAACGATTTTTTAATTCTGATATGACGCCATTTTTTAGCATAGAATCTTTTTTGGATAAATTAGAGGGTTTGAATCCTTATTTTGTTCATACTCTCTTTGCAAATGATAATGAATTAGAAAGAATTAAAAAATTAAATGGCAAGATAATTTCATGTCCTCGTTCTAATAGGCTTTTAAACAATGCTTTATTGCCACTTTCTAAAATGTATAACAATGGCTTTGATGTTATTTTTGCAACTGATGGGCTTAGCTCAAATGATAGCTTAAGTCTTTTAGATGAGTTAAAAATGGCACTTTATGCTTATAGTGAATATGATGTTGAATATTTAGCACAAAAATTATTACTTGGCGTTACAAACTATGCTTTTAAAGACAATAAAATAGGGCTAAAAGCTGGAATCTTAAAGCAAGGCTATGTGCCTGATTTTGCTGTTTTTAAACTTGAATGCAAAGAGCAAATAGCATTAAATTTGATTTTAAATTCTAAAGAAGCGTTGGCACTTTATATCGGAGGGATAAAGGTAGAGCATGAATAA